The Treponema succinifaciens DSM 2489 region ATTAATTATCTTGCGGCATCATTAAAAATAGATTTGCGGGAGGCCATGGATAAATATTATTTCAGTAAACTTGCAAAACAAATTGAATCAAGTGAAAATGGAATAGAAAATCTGGACTACAAAAATCTGGCAGAAGATTTAATCGAAAATGAATTATCTAGTTGAGTCATTCTAAAGAAACTTTAGAATAAATAGATTGTTTCAGCAACTTAGATTCTTCTACATAAGGAATCGCTCCACTTGCTATCATACAGTTATAATAGACCAAACTAACAAAAAACACAACTTGTACGGTTCAAACGTACTAAATTGATAAAAATATGATTTTGTTCGCTACACAAGGACTGAAATATAACTTATTAGAATTACAGTCACTTCACAAAAACAGTGCAGCCACAAACAGAAGCGTTCTTAACGTTGCAAAGGCGGCAAAATTTATTTAAACTGACGGAAAACACCTGTCAGCGAGGTTTATATGCCGCAAAAAATCACGGACGAACAGATTCTAAAAACCGCAATGAGACAGTCGGCAATCGACATGAACTGCTGCGCGGAAGATTTTCTTATGAGCAAAAACAAAGTCGTAATCTCAAAGGAAAATGCGGACGCACGCCGTTACCTCAAGCTTCCGTTCGCCGCAGACCTTGTGAGCTACGGAAACAACATTGTCGCATCCTGCTTGCCCGAACTCTGCGCAATCGTTGAGGAATACATCTCATCCTTCGTGTGGTACCACTGCTTTGAAACGCCGAATATGCACGTGCTTTCCCAAAAGCTGCGTCCGCTCGGATTCGACGTGTGCTTTATGGCGGAATACTGGCTGCCCGACGTGAATAAGCTTTTTTCGGAAACTGAATCCGACAAAAGCAGAAACGACTTCGTCACAAAAATCCTTGAGCCGTGCGATTTTCAGAACCTTTACGTTGACGAATGGAGCAACGCTCTCTGCGCGGACAGAAAAAATCTTGACGTGCTTGCGGTAGCCGCCTTCGATTCGGACTCTAAAAAAACCGTCGGACTTGCAGGCTGCTCCGCGGACTGCGACACGATGTGGCAGATTGGCGTTGACGTTCTTCCCGGCTTCCGGCGAAAGGGAATCGCCTCCGCCCTCACAATGGAACTTGCAAAAGAAACTCTGCGGCGCGGAAAAATTCCTTTCTACTGCTGCGCCTGGTCGAACATCGTCTCCGCCCGAAACGCAATCAGAAGCGGCTTCCGTCCCGCCTGGTGCGAACTCACCGCCAAACCGATTGAGGAAATTGAAAAGATGAATGGGGAAAGGTGAAGATTTTCCGTATCCATGCACATCAATGTTATGCTTAGAAAACAACCGTTGTACTATTAAACAGTACGATGTTTATTTTCAGAGGAAATTAAAGCTTGTGCCAAAATAAATAAAAAAATGCTATTATCTTTGCTTCGTAAAATATACTTGCCATAAAATAAAAAATTCATCACTTCTTCCTCTTTACAAAAATCGCAAGTTGATTTAGACTAACGAGCGTTAGTAATTAAGCGAGGTTTATATGTCGGAAAAAATCACAAAGGAAAGCATTATAAAATCTCTTTTGGACACAGCGTTTTATAAGTCCGCGGGCGGAACAAGTCTTTCTGACATAGCCGAATCGCTTGGAATAAAAAAGGCATCGCTTTACAATCACTTTGAAAGCCGCAGCGACATAATCGAGCGGGCAACTTCTTCCTGCGCCGAATATTTAAAAAGCATTTCATTTATTCCAGCCGAAATTGAAAACGTGGCAAAAAAATATCCTGTTGAAACAGTCCTAAAAGGAATCGTGAGCCGCTACGTAAAAATGCACGAAAAAGCTCCGCTGTTTCAAATTTACACTTTTGTGGAAAGCCAGAAATATTTCGACATAAAAACCGCGCAGATTATAAAGGAAGAAAATGAAAAGCTCGAATCCCAGACTGAAATCGTGCTTGAATGCCTTTTGAATTTGGAAAAAATAAAAATTACAAAAGAGCAAATTCCGGGAATTTCAAAATGGTTCTGCGCCGGAATAAACGACTTTTTAAATCGAAGGCTTTTGGAACGCAAGCAAGTTGTAGTACAAAATCCCAAGAGCGGCGAAGGAGAACTTTTTACACTTCAGTCTGACGACAAGGGAATTGACGAAATCAACAGGCTTGTAGAGCAGTTCAGCAGACTTTTGTGCGCATAAAATTTTTTAAAGATTCTATGAGGAAAAAATGAATCAGATAAATATGCCTTTGATTGACAGCCAGCATCTTTTTTTGCTTTTTATTTTTTATTCTTTTGTCGGATGGATTTGCGAGGAAATCTGGGTTTCTTCACTTTACAGAAAAATCGAAAAACGCGGAATGCTGCACGGTCCGATTTGCCCTATTTACGGATTCGGCGCGCTTATAATTCTTTTTGGAATTTATCCTTGGCGTGAAACTTGGTTCAGGCTTTTTGTGGCATCCGCAATTTTAGCCTCTATTCTGGAGTATTTTTCAAGCTGGCTTTTGGAAACTATTTTCCACACAAAATGGTGGGACTATTCAGCACATAAATTCAATTTAAATGGAAGAATCTGTCTTTTAAATTCATGCGCTTTCGGACTTGGCGGAGTTGCGCTTGAGCATTTTCTGCATCCAATAGCCGTAAACTTGATTTTTGCTCCCAAAATTCAGCCGTTCATTCCTTCAATTTACTATGCGTTCAGTACAATTCTCGGAATCGATGTGATTTTCACGATAAAGCGGCTTGTAAGATTCAGCGAGACAATGGAAAAACTCAAGATGTTCGGCGAGCAGCTCAAGGAAAAATACGGAAGCGAATCTTGGTTTGCAGACACAAACTTGCACACAATGATTCAGTCTGTAAAAGCTAGAATAGAATCCGGCTCAATTCAGGCAAGCGAAAAAATGAGGGAACGGCTTGAAAAATTCTCACGCAGGCAGCACAACGAAGAAAGCCTTTTCAGGAAATTTCCTACAATGTCCAGCCGCGAATATAAACTTCCGCTTGACCACATAAAGCAGACGCTCAAGGAATATATCGAAAAGAAACGCAACGAACGGCTGAGCAAAATCCGCAAATAACTAACACTTTGAAAATTACAACAGATTGCCGTGTCAAGCGCGGCAATGACAAACCGTTTACAAAGCAAAAAACACCAAAATATTGTGATTTTTCTCACATAAAGACGATTTTCAGCGTAAAATCAGCAAATTCTGGCAATTTTTGTAAGCCTTGGCTAAATTTCAATGGAAACGCCTTCTTTTTTCTTATAAAATTAAGTAAATTACAGCAAAATTATTGTGATTTTTCTCACAAATCAAATTAAAAGGGGTACAGAATGTCAAGAGTATACAATTTTAGCGCAGGTCCATCTTGCTTGCCGGAAGAAGTTTTAAAAGAATGCGCGGCGGAAATGCTTGACTACAACGGAAGCGGTCAGTCAGTAATGGAAATGAGCCACCGCTCAAGCACATATCAGGCGATAATTGACCATGCGGAATCCCAAATCCGCAAGCTCATGAAAGTTCCCGAAAACTACAAAATCCTTTTTTTGCAGGGAGGCGGTTCAACACAGTTTGCAATGGTCGCAGAAAACCTTGGAATCCACACAGGAAAAGCAGCTTACATTCAGACTGGAGTCTGGGCAAAAAAGGCGGCGGCAGAAGCAAAACATCTTGGAATAAAAGTTGACATAATCGCTTCAAGTGAAGACAAAAATTATTCTTACATTCCGCATGTTGAAAAAATTGAAGGCGACTACGACTATGCGTATATATGCTTCAATAACACAATAATGGGAACCCACTACGAGTATATTCCGGACACAGGAAAAATTCCGCTTGTTGCAGACATTTCATCCTGTGTTTTGAGCGAAGAGCTTGATGTTTCAAAGTTCGGACTTCTTTTTGCAGGCGCGCAGAAAAACCTTGCTCCGGCTGGAGTTACGCTTGTTATAATCCGTGAAGATTTGATTACAGAAACTCCGCGCGAAGGAACACCGACAATGCTTTGCTACAAAACTCACGCAGACAACGGAAGCATGTACAACACTCCGCCTTGCTACACAATTTACGTTCTCGGAAAAGTTCTTGACTGGATTGAAAAAAATGGAGGAGCTGCAGGAATTCACAAGCTTAATGTTGAAAAAGCAAACTATCTTTACGACTATCTTGACTCAAGCGATTTCTATCACGCCACAGCAGAAAAAGGAAGCCGCTCTCTCATGAATGTTCCGTTCCTCACAAAATATTCAACAGGCTCAAAAGACGAAGCCGACATTGCAAAGGAAAAAGAAATAAATGCAAAGTTTGTAAAAGAAGCAGAAGCCGCGGGGCTTGTAAATCTTAAAGGACACAGGCTTGTAGGCGGAATGAGAGCTTCAATTTACAATGCGATGCCACTGGCCGGAGTTAAAGCTCTTGTTGAGTTCATGAAAAAATTCGCAGAAGAAAACAAATAAGAACGGAGAAAAAAAATGTTTAAGATTCAGACACTAGACAGAATCAGCGCAGTTGGACTTGATAACTTTCCACGCGATGAATATGAAATTGCAAGCGAAATCGTAAAGCCGGACGCAATTCTTGTTCGCAGCCACGATATGCTTTCAATGGAAATTGACCTGAACATAAAAGCTGTTGCCCGCGCTGGAGCAGGCGTAAACAACATTCCGGTAAAAGACCTTGCGCAAAAAGGCGTTGTAGTTTTCAACACACCGGGAGCAAACGCAAACGCTGTAAAGGAACTTGTAATCCTCGGACTTCTTATGGCAAGCCGTCCTGTAATCGCCGCAAATCAGTGGGTAAATTCCCTCGCTGGAAAAGGAGCAGAAATCGCAACACTTGCTGAAAAAGGAAAGAAAAATTTCATCGGACAGGAAGTAAAAGGAAAAACTTTAGGCGTAATCGGACTTGGAGCAATTGGAGCGCAAGTCGCAAACACAGCCGTAGAACTTGGAATGAATGTAATCGGCTACGATCCGTTCCTTTCCGTAGATGCCGCCTGGAGTTTAAATCATCAGGTTAAGCACGCTGAAACATTGGATACTCTTCTTGCAAAAGCAGACTACCTTACTTTCCATGTTCCAGAAACTCCAGACACAAAAGGCTTCGTCAACGCAAATACAATCAAGAACATGAAAAACGGCGTAAAGCTCATAAACATTGCGCGCGGCGGACTTGTAAACAATGAAGATGTTCTTGCGGCAATCAGAGCCGGAAAAATTTCATGCATGGTTACAGACTTTGCGGCTGAAGAACTTATTGCCTGCGACAAAGCAATCTGCCTTCCGCATTTGGGAGCTTCAACTCCAGAAGCAGAAGACAACTGCGCTGTAATGGCTGTAAAAGAACTTCGTGATTTTCTTGAGCGCGGAATCATCAAGAACAGCGTAAACTTCCCAAAGACAACAACTGACAATCCTATTCCTTGCGGCGGAACAAGGCTTTGCATAAGTCACAAAAATGAGCCTGGACTTGTTGCGCAGTTCACGACAATTCTTGGAGAAGCAAATCTCAATATCGAAGGAATGGTAAACCAGAACCGCTGCGAAGTTGCATACAACATTATTGATGTGGCAGGAAAAGTTACAGAGCAAACTTTGGAAAATCTTGCAGCTATAAAAGACGTTACAAAAGTAAGACCAATTTACAACTAAAAATCTTTCATCAAAATGCGTCCCTGCGGAATGAATTTTATTTTACTTTCGCAGGGATTTTTTTATTTTAAATTGTCGAAAAAAATTCATTTTCACGCTAAAAAATAATTCGCAAGACTTCCTAAGATATTGACATATACAGTAGCGTGGTATAGTATAATAAAAAAATTATTACATGGAGAAAACTATGGAAATGGAAGAAAAAAAATCATGCTGCGCAAACAAAACAACAAAACGCCCAGAAGAAGAATTAAGAAAACTTGTAAACAGGCTCAGTAGAATCGAAGGTCAGGTCAATGGAGTAAAAAAAATGCTTCAAAACGATGCGTATTGCACGGACATTCTTATTCAAGTTTCTGCATGCCAAGCCGCATTTAATTCGTTCACAAAAGAGCTTCTTGCAAGCCACATAAAAGGCTGCGTTGCGGAAGGAATTAAAAACGGCGACGAAGAAATTGTTGACGAGCTTGTCCGCACACTTCAAAAACTTATGAAATAACTTTTCTCTTTAGGAAAAAAATGATAAACATAATTTTAGTTTTATTTATAATTGTAATCTTTGCGTTTGCCTTAAGAAATTCAATAAAGCATTTCAAAGGCGAAGGTTCTTGCTGTGGAGGAGATAGCGGAACTTTAGTTGAAAAAAAACACCTTGCAAATCCTGTTGTTGAAAAAAAGACAGTTTTTACAGCAGGAATGAAATGTTCAGAGTGCGCAAAAAAACTATGGAATTCACTGAATAAAATCGAAGAGCTTTCTGTAAAAAAAGTAAACTTCAAAAATGGAACTGCGGTCTTAGAGGCAAGCAGAAATATTTCAGACGAAGAAATCAAATCTGCTGTTGAAAACACAGGATATAAATTTATAAAAACTATTCCATAATAAAAAGGAAATTTCATTCTTGGCTTTTGTCTGTAAGCAATGGAGGTTCGAATGGAAAAATTTCTTATTTCAGGAATGAGCTGCGCCGCTTGTTCTGCTAGAATTGAAAAAGCAGTGGCAAAAGTAAAAGGCGTGGAATCTTGCACTGTAAGCCTTCTTACAAATTCAATGTCCGTGAAAGGAACTGCTTCCGCACAAAGCATAATTCAGACCATTGAAAAAGCAGGATATGGCGCAAAAATTTCAGGCAGTGAAAAAACAAGCAAACCAGAAGAGCAAGAACTTTTGCTAGAAAATTCAGAACTAAAAAATCTAAAAAGCCGCTTAGCAGCTTCATTAATTTTTCTTTTGATTCTCATGTATTTCAGTATGGGCCACATGATGCTGAACTTTCCGCTGCCTGCTTGGATCAACGGAAACCATGTTGCAATGGGGCTTGTTCAGCTTTTGCTTACAATTATAATTTTATTCATCAATAGAAAATTTTTTATAAGCGGAACTAAAGGACTAATCCACGGAACTCCAAACATGGACACACTCGTTGCGCTTGGAAGCGGAATTTCATTTGCGTACAGCACACTGGTTCTTTTTAACATGACTGATGCGGTTCTAAAAGGTGATGAGCTGCGCGTAATGAAATGCATGGACAATTTCTATTTTGAAGGAGCTGCAATGATTGTAACTCTCATCACTGTAGGAAAAATGCTTGAGTCCATTTCAAAAGGAAAAACTACAAACGCCTTAAAAAATCTCATAAAGCTAAAACCTGAAAATGCAACAGTCATACGTGAAGGCAAAGAAATTGTAATTCCAATAAGCGAAATAAAAAAAGACGACGTTTTTATTGTAAAGCCCGGAGAAAATATTCCTGTCGATGGAATTGTAATTGAAGGAGAATCTTCTGTAAACGAATCAGCATTAACAGGAGAAAGCATTCCAGTCGATAAATCTGCAAAAACCGAAGTATATTCAGCAACTATAAATTTAAATGGATTTTTAAAATGCAAGGCATTGCGTGTTGGAGAAGAAACTGCGCTTTCACAAATAATAAAACTTGTAAGCGACGCTTCCGCAACAAAAGCTCCGATTGCAAAAACAGCAGACAAAGTTTCCGGAATTTTTGTGCCATCCGTGCTATTAATTTCAGCAATAACATTTTTTGTCTGGATGATTTGTGGCGCGGAAATCAACTTTGCATTGTCCAGAGCAATTTCCGTCCTTGTTATAAGCTGTCCGTGCGCATTGGGACTCGCAACTCCAGTAGCCATAATGGTCGGAAACGGAGTCGGAGCAAAGAACGGAATTCTTTTTAAGACCGCAACATCTCTTGAGGAAACCGGAAAAATAAAAATTGTCGCGCTAGATAAAACAGGAACAATAACAAAAGGCGAGCCGGAAGTGACTGACATTGTTGCGGCAGATGATATTTCAGAAAAAGACTTGGTGAAAATTGCAGCGTCGCTTGAATCAAAAAGTTCACATCCGCTTGCAAAAGCTGTTGTAAAATTTTATAGCAATTCCACTTTTACCAATGAAGAACTTATTGAAACACAAAATTTTGTTTCGCTTCCGGGAAATGGAATTTCATGCACAATCAAAGGAGAAAAATTTTTTGCAGGCAATTTAGCATTTATAGAAAAAAATGCAGATATTTCATCAATAAAAGAAAAAGCAGCTTTGTTTTCTTCCGAAGGAAAAACACCGCTCGTATTCGCAAAGGAAAATAAAATTCTTGGAATGATTTGCGTTGCGGACAAAATAAAAGATGACAGCGCGAAGGCTGTTTCGCAGCTAAAGGCAATGTCTGTAACTCCGGTTATGATTACAGGCGACAATGAAAAAACGGCGCAGGCAATCGCAAAAAATGCCGGCATAGAAAAAATTATCGCAGGTGTTCTTCCAGACGGAAAAGCAAAGACAATTGCAACTTTGAAATCAAAAGGAAAAACTGCGATGGCTGGAGACGGGATAAATGACGCACCGGCACTTGCAAGCGCAGACATCGGAATCGCACTTGGAGCAGGCAGCGACATTGCAATCGATTCCGCGCAAGTTGTTCTTATGAAAAATTCATTGCTAGATGTTCCGGCGGCAATCCGGCTTAGCAAGGCAACATTGAAAAATATTCATGAAAATTTATTCTGGGCATTTTTCTATAACATTGCAGGAATTCCGCTTGCGGCAGGAGTTTACTACAAGGCATTCGGGCTGCGTTTAAATCCAATGTTTGCGGCGGCGGCAATGAGCCTTTCAAGTTTCTGCGTTGTAACAAATGCGCTCAGACTGAATTTCTTTAAGCCGTATAAATTTTCAAAATCAGAAAATAAATTTCAATCTTTAAAAAGACAAGAGGAGGTTACTATGTCAACGATTGAAAAAACTATAAAAGTTGAAGGAATGATGTGCGGACATTGCGAGGCGCACGTAAAAGAAGCTCTTGAAAAAATAAAGGGAGTTGAAGAAGCCACAGCAGACCATGAAACAGGAAAAGTTGTCTTAAAACTTTCAAAAGAAATCGATGACAAAAAAATTGCAGACGCAGTAAAAAAGGCTGGATACAAAGTGGTTTAAAACAAAAACGCCGTGGTAATAAAAATGTCGCCACGGCATTTTTATTTCATAATAAAAAATTATTCTGTGCGAAATCAAACACTCTTGAAAATCTAGCAAAAATTCAGTGAAATAAACTTATGAAACAAAACAAAAAAATTATTAAGATTATTTCATTATTTGTATTTTTATTTACACTGAATTTTATTCATGCCGAAAAAACTCCAGTCGAAAATTTATATGAATACAAAATGGAAAACGGCCTTACAGTTTTTGCCGCAGAAAATCACACAGTTCCACTGGTCTATATTGAGATTGCAATACGCGCCGGAGCTATAACACAAACTCCGCAGACCGCAGGACTTTTTCATTTGTATGAGCACATGATGTTCAAGGGAAACAAACTTTACAAAGATGCGGCATCAGTGAACAGGGCTCTTTCTAATCTTGGAGTTGCAAGCTGGAACGGAACAACAGGAATAAACCATGTAAATTATTTTTTCACAGTACCTTCAAACAAACTTGAAGAAGGACTTGCATTTTGGAATGCGGCGGTTCGCTCTCCTCTTCTTAATGAACAGGAACTTGAAAATGAAAAAAAAGTTGTGCTTTCGGAAATTGAAGGCGGAAAATCAGACCCATCAAAAATCTTTTATAGCTACTTAAACAAAAAACTTTTCCCTGATGCGCCATACAAACTTGATTCAGGCGGTTCATTTGACGCTGTAAGAAATGCAAATTCAACTCAGCTAAAAGAAATAAAAGGAAAATATTACATTCCAAAAAACGCCGCTCTTTTTATTGGCGGAGACATTCAACCTGAAGAAACTTTCAAGCTTGCAGAAAAAATATTCGGAACTTGGAGCAACAACGATTCAAAAATAGAACCTTCAGCTCAGCAAAGGAAAGAGCCTTTTGCAAGCACACAATTTTGTGTAATGCCTTTTGACAAGATCACAAGGGAACTTGCGCAGATTATGATCCAGTTTAGAGGTCCAGACGCAGATTTTGATTTGCAAGACACTTACGCCGCGGATTATCTTATGTATCTTTTGTCAGAGCCAAACGGAAAGTACATTCAGTCACTTTATAAAAATCCAGAATTTAAAATTCCAGACTTCAACAATTCATGGGCGCAGTATGCCACAGTAAGGGCAAACGGACTTTTTGAATTCGGAACAATTGTAACAGAGCCGGAAAATTTGCTTCCAGAACGAGCAGAAAAAATTCTTTTAGAAATTCAAAATTCAATTATTCCGAAAATTGCAAATGAAAAAAAATTCTTTACAGAATCATACAAGTCAAAAATCATAGAGCAATTAAAAGACAGTCAGACACAAGCAACAGAAACTCCGTCAGAACTTTTAACAAGCATCCGAAGCTGGTGGACGAATACAAATGCAGAATATTTTTTCAACTACTATGACAACCTTTCAAAAGTTACGCAGGACGATGTAAAAAGAATTATAGAAAAATATATATCGGGTAAAAAACCTCTCGTAAGCGTTCTTTTAAATCCTGAAATTTACAACAGCACAAAAAAAGATTTCGAAAGCGAAGGATTCTATGAAGTCCGTTCCGATGAAAAAAGATGGTGGCAGGAAAAACAGTTTGAATTAAAAGAACCAGTTCAAAATTCAAATTTTAAATTTACAGAAGAAAAAAATATTTACATTCCGCAAGAAAATCAATCTAGCAAAACTGAAAATAAAATTTCAAAACGGAATATTGAAATTAAAAAACTTAAAAACAAAATTCCTATTTACATAAACAACACAAGCGATAAAATTATTTCTATTGCTATTCTTTGTCCGGGCGGAGTTGAAAAACTTACACCAGAAACATCAGGAATGGAAACAACATTATTCTCTTTTATGGCGGATTCTTCCAAAAAGTTTTCGTACAAAAAGCGTACAGAAATTTCATACGACACAAATTCCAGTATAGGATATTTTTCAAAACTTTCCGGAAGCGCTCTTTACTTAAATGCAATGGACAAGCATCTTGAAAAAATACTTCCAGTTTTTCTGGACGGATTTTTAAATCCTGCATTCAAGCAAAATGAATATGAAAACACAATCAATGCTTTGCGCCAAAGAATACAAGGAATTTTCAACGACCCGGAATCTTTCTTAGCTTTCACAATTTCAAATGAACTTTACAAAGACCATCCTTATGAAGCAAAAACTTTTGCAACTCCTGATTCAATAAAAAATATTACAATAGAAAATTTAAAAAAATATCACAAAGAACTTTTGGCAAATGGAAATTTTTCAGTTGTTGTTTCTGGAAAAATCGATTCAGACTTTTTAATTAAAAAACTGAACAGCACAATTGGAAAATTAAAATTTTCAAACGAAGAAACAAAAAGAAAAATCATACAGCCAATCAGCATCAAAAAAAATGCGCCGGTCACTCTTCGGCATCCGTCAGCAGAAGGAACTGCATACATTACAAAAGTCTTCGCTTCGCCTGCAAACACTGAGCCAGATTTTATTCCATGCGTGCTTGCAGGAAACATTTACACAGATATTCTTTTTAATGTTGTAAGGGAACACTACGGAATTTGCTATTCTCCGCAGAGTTACGTCATTGGCTCAAAAGCACCTTATGGAATTGAGCATTTATTTAAAGTTTCTGATTTCATCAATTTTGAAAAGGCCATGACGGAAGCAAGAAATTATATGTCAAATGACAAAATCGTAGAAAAAACAAATGCGGACGGAAGCTATGAATTTTCAACAATTGAACAAAATTTGGAAGGCTACAAAAATTCGTATATAAATCAAACTTACCAAAGCCAGCAAACCAGCGCAGGATTAGCTTCAATAATGGGTTACAACTTGATTCAGTTCAACGACATTGACTATGACTTAAAGCAACTAGAGCAAATCAAGCGAACTACAGCTCAGGAAATTCTCCATGTTTTCAAAAAATACTGGATTGAAAATCATTCCGCTTGGTTCGCAATAACTGGCGAAGACACAACTTTAAATTTTGGCGAGCAGGAGCAATAAGGCCTTTAAACGGAAACTTTCTTATACGGATGATTTTTTGCATCTTAAGCTGGCTTATAATTTCATCCATATCTGAATGCTCATAAATATTCACTGAACAATTTTTCCCAGCTGTTTTATTCAAGGCAATCATTGCTTCTTGATTCAATTCATCTTGAGTAAAACGGTTTGGATTTTTTCTTACAAGCTCCATGACAATTTTTGCATCAGGCGCAATTTTTTTATCTGATTTTCCAGAGCAAACATCACAGCCATCGCACGCAGCCTGTTCCCCGCCTAAAGCGTCCAATAAAATTTGACGGCGACAAGTTTTGCTTTCTGCAAATTTCTGCATAACTTTTCTTCTGTCGTTTTCTTTTATTGCT contains the following coding sequences:
- a CDS encoding M16 family metallopeptidase, which translates into the protein MKQNKKIIKIISLFVFLFTLNFIHAEKTPVENLYEYKMENGLTVFAAENHTVPLVYIEIAIRAGAITQTPQTAGLFHLYEHMMFKGNKLYKDAASVNRALSNLGVASWNGTTGINHVNYFFTVPSNKLEEGLAFWNAAVRSPLLNEQELENEKKVVLSEIEGGKSDPSKIFYSYLNKKLFPDAPYKLDSGGSFDAVRNANSTQLKEIKGKYYIPKNAALFIGGDIQPEETFKLAEKIFGTWSNNDSKIEPSAQQRKEPFASTQFCVMPFDKITRELAQIMIQFRGPDADFDLQDTYAADYLMYLLSEPNGKYIQSLYKNPEFKIPDFNNSWAQYATVRANGLFEFGTIVTEPENLLPERAEKILLEIQNSIIPKIANEKKFFTESYKSKIIEQLKDSQTQATETPSELLTSIRSWWTNTNAEYFFNYYDNLSKVTQDDVKRIIEKYISGKKPLVSVLLNPEIYNSTKKDFESEGFYEVRSDEKRWWQEKQFELKEPVQNSNFKFTEEKNIYIPQENQSSKTENKISKRNIEIKKLKNKIPIYINNTSDKIISIAILCPGGVEKLTPETSGMETTLFSFMADSSKKFSYKKRTEISYDTNSSIGYFSKLSGSALYLNAMDKHLEKILPVFLDGFLNPAFKQNEYENTINALRQRIQGIFNDPESFLAFTISNELYKDHPYEAKTFATPDSIKNITIENLKKYHKELLANGNFSVVVSGKIDSDFLIKKLNSTIGKLKFSNEETKRKIIQPISIKKNAPVTLRHPSAEGTAYITKVFASPANTEPDFIPCVLAGNIYTDILFNVVREHYGICYSPQSYVIGSKAPYGIEHLFKVSDFINFEKAMTEARNYMSNDKIVEKTNADGSYEFSTIEQNLEGYKNSYINQTYQSQQTSAGLASIMGYNLIQFNDIDYDLKQLEQIKRTTAQEILHVFKKYWIENHSAWFAITGEDTTLNFGEQEQ